The following proteins are co-located in the Streptococcus anginosus genome:
- a CDS encoding ABC transporter ATP-binding protein has product MNNYIVETNQLSKDFSGEVAVNQLSIHIRKNEIYGFLGPNGAGKSTAMKMLLGLLQPTHGSIKLFGKTFNSNQISLLSNVGSLIEEPSYYANLTGYENLEIIQKLLKLPKRNIDEVLKIVKLFDQKDKLVKNYSLGMKQRLGIALAIVKFPKLLILDEPTNGLDPAGIQEIRELIKSLPQKYDMTIIVSSHILSEIEQMATTVGIINHGRLLFEGHLSDLEEDEKYLFETSDDVTAKRILMFNGFNLDDDKKLIVNDNDKVNIATAIRLLVENDVDIYQVRMIRRSLEDVFLDMTGREGSVL; this is encoded by the coding sequence ATGAACAATTATATCGTTGAAACCAACCAATTAAGTAAGGATTTTTCAGGTGAAGTAGCCGTTAATCAGCTCTCTATTCATATTAGAAAAAATGAAATTTATGGTTTTTTAGGACCAAATGGTGCTGGTAAGAGCACTGCTATGAAAATGCTTTTGGGATTGTTGCAACCAACCCATGGTTCCATTAAGCTCTTTGGCAAAACCTTTAATAGCAATCAAATATCACTCCTCTCAAATGTAGGTTCCCTTATTGAGGAGCCCTCTTACTATGCTAATTTGACCGGCTATGAAAATCTTGAAATTATCCAAAAATTACTTAAATTACCAAAAAGAAATATTGATGAAGTCTTAAAGATTGTCAAACTTTTCGATCAAAAAGACAAGCTAGTTAAAAACTATTCACTAGGCATGAAACAACGTCTAGGAATTGCGCTAGCCATTGTTAAATTTCCTAAATTACTGATTCTGGATGAGCCAACTAATGGTTTAGATCCTGCTGGTATTCAAGAAATTCGTGAGCTCATCAAGTCATTACCACAAAAATACGATATGACTATCATCGTTTCTAGCCATATTCTTTCAGAAATTGAACAGATGGCTACGACTGTCGGTATTATTAATCATGGTCGATTACTTTTTGAAGGTCACCTATCTGACCTTGAAGAAGATGAAAAATATCTGTTTGAGACCAGTGATGATGTAACTGCTAAAAGAATACTAATGTTCAATGGTTTTAATTTGGATGATGACAAAAAATTGATTGTCAACGATAACGATAAAGTTAATATAGCCACTGCTATTCGACTCTTAGTTGAAAATGATGTTGATATTTATCAAGTTCGTATGATTCGTCGATCGCTGGAAGATGTTTTCCTTGATATGACAGGACGGGAAGGAAGTGTTTTGTAA
- a CDS encoding ABC transporter permease, translating into MLNLQLEFIKLKRRSFLLSLIAIVAVGLIWSGVVIKYELPKTHEAYNAIYTMTYLNDCILPLFIAVLASRLLELEHLGKTFKLLQTSNESPWQLFKAKLTVMAIFAFVVSLIQTLFLKFIIQGMQVSVTPVSLSLFLFTTFLVCLFLSCLHLCLAFIYPKPSVTVVTGLIGSFLSFVGIGALPFPIRIFIPWQYFSMMGIAKRVAGTNTYLFQYDNAYPFKLVTLLLIIFLSIFVSKKLIGKADLL; encoded by the coding sequence ATGCTAAATTTACAATTAGAATTTATCAAATTAAAAAGACGTTCTTTCTTGCTATCTTTGATTGCTATTGTAGCAGTGGGCTTGATTTGGAGTGGCGTTGTTATCAAATATGAATTACCTAAAACGCATGAGGCCTATAATGCCATTTATACCATGACTTACTTGAATGATTGTATTTTGCCACTTTTCATTGCAGTTTTAGCGTCTAGACTACTGGAATTGGAACATCTAGGCAAAACTTTTAAACTCTTGCAAACCAGTAACGAAAGTCCTTGGCAACTTTTTAAGGCTAAATTGACTGTGATGGCTATTTTTGCCTTTGTTGTCAGTTTGATTCAAACGCTTTTTCTGAAATTTATTATTCAAGGCATGCAGGTCAGTGTGACACCTGTTTCATTGAGTCTCTTTTTGTTCACAACTTTTTTGGTTTGTCTCTTTCTGTCTTGTTTACATCTTTGCTTAGCTTTTATCTATCCAAAGCCAAGTGTGACAGTGGTAACAGGCTTAATTGGTTCCTTCCTGTCATTTGTAGGTATCGGTGCGTTACCATTTCCTATTCGTATTTTCATTCCTTGGCAATATTTCTCTATGATGGGAATCGCTAAACGGGTGGCTGGAACTAACACTTATCTTTTTCAATATGATAATGCTTATCCCTTTAAATTAGTCACATTATTGCTTATCATTTTTTTAAGCATCTTTGTCAGTAAAAAACTCATTGGAAAGGCGGATCTATTATGA
- a CDS encoding ABC transporter permease: protein MIIFEFKKIKKSAIPITLIFFNLVGSLLGAMIYALNRKVLLDGTQARVLWGQTVFYSSQIFTPILIGIICSISCQFEESNKNWQRLLSIPVKANRIILSKITSLSLVMAISQLIVLLFYIISALVLKVPFANYLLDFLLWSITGWIATITIVTIQIFLSIRLKNFAVPILISAILAIAGLMTLFIGQGLFSIFPYAQIAVGDRARSLVPFTLSEFILFLVVNGAYIFVFYTLAVRQLKKRFI from the coding sequence ATGATTATTTTTGAATTTAAAAAAATCAAAAAAAGTGCTATTCCGATAACGCTAATCTTCTTTAACCTTGTTGGGTCCTTATTGGGAGCAATGATTTACGCTCTCAATCGAAAGGTGCTCCTAGATGGTACACAAGCTCGCGTCCTTTGGGGACAAACAGTTTTCTATTCCTCGCAGATATTTACTCCTATTCTGATCGGGATTATCTGTTCCATCAGTTGTCAATTCGAGGAAAGTAATAAAAACTGGCAGCGCTTATTAAGTATTCCGGTTAAAGCCAATCGTATCATTTTATCAAAAATCACCAGCTTATCACTAGTCATGGCTATTAGTCAACTGATAGTTCTTCTCTTTTATATTATCAGCGCTTTGGTTTTGAAGGTACCTTTTGCAAATTATCTACTGGACTTTTTGCTTTGGTCTATCACAGGTTGGATAGCAACCATTACTATTGTCACCATTCAAATTTTTCTTAGTATTCGCTTAAAAAATTTCGCAGTGCCTATTCTTATATCAGCCATTTTGGCTATAGCAGGGCTTATGACCCTATTTATTGGACAAGGTCTTTTTAGCATTTTCCCTTATGCTCAGATTGCTGTTGGTGATCGAGCTCGTTCTTTAGTCCCTTTTACCTTATCTGAATTTATCCTTTTCTTAGTTGTCAATGGTGCTTATATTTTTGTCTTCTATACCTTAGCAGTTAGACAGCTTAAAAAGAGATTTATTTAA
- a CDS encoding ClC family H(+)/Cl(-) exchange transporter, protein MSVQTEKGTSNTKKEFAFTSSSVILQVSRGILVGIIVGAIVGSFRFLIEKGFYIVQHFYQQGHGNTIWFVFILLFYACVIWISAKLTLSEKNIKGSGIPQVEAELKGLMSLSWWSVLWKKYILGVLAIASGLILGREGPSIQLGAMGGKGIAKHLHLSPVEERSLIASGAAAGLAAAFNAPIAGLLFVIEEVYHHFSRFFWVSSLAASLTANFVSLMIFGMTPVLNMPDNIPLMGLRQYWLYLLLGIFLGFSGFLYEKVVLAMPRIYDMIGEVLHLSPQYYPIIAFIFILPVGYFLPQLLGGGNQLVLSLTSQHYLLLTLVMFFVIRFIWSMISYGSGLPGGIFLPILALGSLLGAIVGVVCVQLGFATQEQFPIFIILGMSGYFGAISKAPLTAIILVTEMVGDIRNLMPLGLVTLVAYVVMDLLGGAPVYEAMLERMLPDNVVDEGETTLIEIPVSEKIAGKQVHELELPRDILITMQHHNGKNQTVNGSTRLYLGDMIYVVLKKSDIGRIKDLLL, encoded by the coding sequence ATGTCTGTTCAGACAGAAAAGGGAACATCAAATACCAAGAAAGAATTTGCGTTTACATCTAGTTCGGTTATTCTGCAAGTTTCAAGAGGAATTTTAGTCGGGATTATTGTAGGTGCAATTGTCGGTTCTTTTCGTTTTTTGATTGAAAAAGGATTTTATATTGTTCAACATTTCTATCAACAAGGTCATGGCAATACCATTTGGTTTGTTTTCATTCTGCTGTTTTATGCTTGCGTGATTTGGATAAGTGCAAAATTAACGCTTTCAGAAAAGAATATTAAAGGTTCTGGAATTCCGCAAGTGGAAGCAGAGCTGAAAGGACTGATGAGCTTGTCATGGTGGAGTGTCCTCTGGAAAAAGTATATTCTAGGTGTTTTAGCCATTGCAAGTGGCTTAATATTAGGACGTGAAGGCCCAAGTATCCAGCTGGGAGCAATGGGTGGAAAAGGAATTGCCAAACATCTTCATTTAAGCCCTGTAGAAGAGCGTTCTTTGATTGCTAGTGGAGCGGCAGCAGGGCTGGCAGCAGCTTTTAATGCTCCGATTGCGGGTTTACTGTTTGTTATTGAAGAAGTCTATCATCATTTTTCACGTTTCTTTTGGGTCTCGTCTTTGGCGGCAAGTTTAACGGCGAATTTTGTTTCGCTTATGATTTTTGGAATGACCCCTGTATTAAATATGCCAGATAATATTCCTCTGATGGGACTGAGGCAATATTGGCTTTATTTGTTGTTAGGAATTTTTCTTGGTTTTTCAGGATTTTTATATGAAAAAGTTGTTCTAGCTATGCCTCGCATTTATGATATGATTGGAGAAGTTTTGCACCTTTCTCCGCAATATTATCCTATTATAGCTTTTATTTTCATTTTGCCAGTAGGATATTTCCTTCCACAGCTTTTAGGCGGTGGCAATCAACTGGTTCTCTCTTTAACCAGTCAACACTATCTGCTATTAACATTAGTGATGTTTTTCGTTATTCGCTTTATCTGGAGTATGATTAGTTATGGTAGTGGGCTTCCTGGTGGTATTTTTCTCCCCATTTTAGCTCTTGGCTCTCTTTTGGGAGCAATTGTTGGTGTCGTTTGTGTGCAATTAGGCTTTGCAACACAAGAGCAATTTCCTATTTTTATTATTTTAGGTATGAGCGGCTACTTTGGTGCAATTTCTAAAGCTCCATTGACAGCAATTATCTTGGTGACTGAGATGGTTGGTGATATACGAAACCTCATGCCTCTTGGTTTAGTGACTTTAGTGGCATACGTTGTAATGGATTTATTGGGCGGAGCACCCGTGTATGAAGCTATGCTAGAGCGAATGCTACCAGATAACGTGGTAGATGAGGGCGAGACAACCCTTATCGAAATTCCAGTCTCTGAAAAAATAGCGGGTAAGCAAGTTCATGAGTTGGAATTACCAAGAGATATTCTAATTACCATGCAACATCACAACGGAAAGAACCAAACAGTGAATGGCAGCACGCGCCTGTATCTAGGAGATATGATTTATGTGGTATTGAAAAAATCAGATATTGGACGCATTAAAGATTTACTCTTGTAA
- the guaC gene encoding GMP reductase — MLNEFPIFDYEDIQLIPNKCIIKSRSEADTTVTFGKHTFKLPVVPANMQTILDEDVAEKLAKSGYFYIMHRFDEAGRIPFVKRMHEQGLIASISVGVKDYEYDFVSQLKGDAPEYITIDIAHGHSDSVIDMIQHIKKELPDTFVIAGNVGTPEAVRELENAGADATKVGIGPGKVCITKVKTGFGTGGWQLAALRWCAKAARKPIIADGGIRTHGDIAKSIRFGATMVMIGSLFAGHIESPGQTVEVDGEQFKEYYGSASEYQKGAYKNVEGKKILLPVKGHLADTLVEMEQDLQSAISYAGGRDLAGLKHVDYVIVKNSIWNGDAH, encoded by the coding sequence ATGCTGAACGAATTTCCTATTTTTGACTATGAAGATATCCAATTGATTCCGAATAAATGTATCATCAAAAGTCGCTCAGAAGCAGATACGACCGTTACTTTTGGGAAACACACCTTCAAACTTCCTGTTGTTCCAGCTAATATGCAAACAATTCTGGATGAAGATGTAGCAGAAAAATTGGCGAAAAGTGGCTATTTCTACATCATGCACCGTTTTGACGAAGCTGGCCGCATTCCTTTCGTCAAGCGCATGCATGAGCAAGGACTGATTGCGTCTATTTCGGTTGGTGTGAAAGATTATGAATATGATTTTGTTAGCCAGTTGAAAGGAGATGCTCCAGAATACATCACGATTGATATTGCGCATGGGCATTCAGATAGTGTGATTGATATGATTCAGCACATCAAAAAAGAACTCCCTGATACTTTTGTGATTGCAGGAAATGTCGGGACACCAGAAGCTGTTCGTGAGCTGGAAAATGCTGGAGCAGATGCAACAAAAGTTGGCATTGGACCAGGAAAAGTTTGTATCACAAAAGTAAAAACTGGCTTTGGTACAGGAGGTTGGCAATTAGCTGCTCTTCGTTGGTGTGCAAAAGCTGCACGCAAACCGATTATTGCGGACGGTGGCATTCGTACGCACGGCGACATTGCCAAATCCATTCGCTTTGGTGCTACTATGGTAATGATTGGTTCCCTATTTGCAGGTCATATCGAAAGCCCAGGTCAAACGGTCGAAGTAGATGGTGAACAATTTAAAGAGTATTATGGTTCAGCTTCAGAGTACCAAAAGGGTGCTTATAAGAATGTGGAAGGAAAGAAAATTCTTTTACCAGTTAAAGGACATTTAGCTGACACTTTAGTTGAAATGGAGCAGGACTTGCAAAGTGCTATTTCCTATGCCGGCGGAAGAGATTTAGCTGGTCTTAAGCACGTAGATTACGTCATTGTGAAAAATTCCATTTGGAATGGTGACGCTCATTAA
- a CDS encoding xanthine phosphoribosyltransferase, with protein sequence MKLLEERILKDGNVLGENILKVDSFLTHQVDFNLMKEIGKVFATYFRSAGITKVVTIEASGIAPAIYTAEALGVPMIFAKKSKNITMTEGILTTEVYSFTKQVTSTVSIAGKFLNHHDKVLIVDDFLANGQAAKGLVNIIEQSGAHVEAIGIVIEKSFQEGRKLLEEDRRKVVSLARIQKFENGKVVFMEADA encoded by the coding sequence ATGAAATTATTAGAAGAACGCATCCTAAAAGACGGAAATGTTTTAGGAGAAAATATTTTAAAAGTGGATTCATTTCTGACTCACCAAGTCGATTTCAACTTGATGAAAGAAATTGGTAAAGTGTTTGCAACCTATTTTCGCTCGGCTGGTATTACAAAAGTTGTGACAATTGAGGCATCTGGAATAGCACCTGCTATCTATACAGCAGAAGCATTGGGCGTTCCGATGATTTTTGCGAAAAAATCAAAAAACATCACTATGACAGAAGGTATTTTGACGACCGAGGTCTATTCTTTTACCAAGCAAGTGACAAGTACGGTCTCAATTGCAGGGAAATTTTTAAATCATCATGATAAAGTGCTTATTGTCGATGATTTTCTAGCAAATGGGCAAGCAGCTAAAGGGCTGGTTAATATCATTGAACAATCAGGTGCCCATGTGGAAGCGATTGGCATTGTGATTGAAAAATCATTTCAAGAAGGAAGAAAGTTGCTAGAAGAAGATAGGCGAAAAGTCGTTTCTTTGGCTCGTATTCAAAAATTTGAAAATGGAAAAGTTGTATTTATGGAGGCTGATGCATAA
- a CDS encoding nucleobase:cation symporter-2 family protein — protein MELKEEKHSQAAVLGLQHLLAMYSGSILVPIMIAGALGYSSQQLTYLISTDIFMCGVATFLQLQLNKYFGIGLPVVLGVAFQSVAPLIMIGQKHGSGAMFGALIVSGIYVLLIAGIFSKIANFFPPIVTGSVITTIGLTLIPVAIGNMGNNSEKPTAQSLLLAAVTILIILLVNIFAKGFLKSISILIGLIIGTIIASFMGLVDFAPVTQAPLVHVPTPFYFGIPKFELSSIVMMCIIATVSLVESTGVYFALSDITNEKLDSTRLRNGYRAEGLAVLLGGIFNTFPYTGFSQNVGLVKLSGIKTRLPIYYAAGFLVLLGLVPKFGALAQIIPSPVLGGAMLVMFGFVSVQGMQMLARVDFEHNEHHFLIAAVSISAGVGLNGSNLFNSLPTGLQMFFSNGIVMASVIAIVLNLILNREKK, from the coding sequence ATGGAACTGAAAGAAGAAAAACATTCACAGGCGGCTGTCTTAGGTTTGCAGCACTTATTAGCAATGTACTCAGGGTCAATCCTTGTACCCATTATGATTGCTGGTGCGCTAGGTTATTCGAGCCAACAGCTGACCTATCTCATCTCTACAGATATTTTTATGTGTGGTGTGGCAACATTTTTGCAATTGCAACTCAATAAATATTTCGGAATTGGCTTGCCAGTCGTACTTGGCGTTGCTTTTCAATCGGTTGCACCTCTGATTATGATTGGTCAAAAACATGGAAGCGGAGCTATGTTTGGAGCGCTCATCGTTTCCGGTATCTACGTTCTTTTGATTGCAGGCATTTTTTCTAAAATTGCTAATTTCTTTCCACCAATTGTGACGGGCTCAGTGATTACAACTATTGGTTTGACACTTATTCCTGTTGCGATTGGCAATATGGGAAATAATAGTGAAAAACCAACTGCACAAAGTTTGCTGTTGGCTGCTGTCACGATTTTAATTATACTGTTAGTAAATATCTTTGCGAAAGGCTTTCTAAAATCCATTTCCATTCTGATTGGCTTAATTATTGGAACGATTATTGCCAGCTTTATGGGCTTAGTAGATTTTGCGCCAGTAACTCAAGCTCCTCTTGTACATGTTCCGACACCGTTTTATTTTGGAATACCTAAGTTTGAACTTTCATCCATCGTCATGATGTGTATTATCGCAACAGTTTCTTTGGTAGAATCAACAGGTGTTTATTTTGCACTTTCAGATATTACAAACGAAAAGTTAGACAGCACTCGTCTGCGAAATGGTTATCGTGCAGAAGGACTTGCAGTGCTTCTTGGCGGTATTTTTAACACTTTCCCTTATACAGGATTTTCACAAAATGTTGGTTTGGTCAAACTTTCTGGAATTAAAACACGGCTCCCAATCTATTATGCAGCAGGATTCTTAGTCTTGTTAGGATTGGTACCGAAATTCGGAGCTTTGGCACAAATCATCCCAAGTCCTGTACTCGGTGGTGCTATGCTTGTCATGTTTGGTTTTGTTTCTGTTCAGGGAATGCAAATGCTAGCGCGAGTTGATTTTGAACACAATGAACACCATTTCTTGATTGCCGCTGTATCTATTTCCGCAGGAGTCGGTCTAAATGGAAGCAATCTTTTTAACAGTTTGCCAACTGGCTTACAAATGTTTTTCTCAAATGGAATTGTTATGGCGAGCGTCATTGCGATTGTATTGAACCTTATTTTAAATCGTGAGAAAAAATAA
- a CDS encoding MATE family efflux transporter: MYQARNLKERMTLFISIFLPILIYQLANFSASFVDTTMTGQYHTLHLAGVSMATSLWSPFFTFLTGIVSALVPIIGHHLGQKQEEKIASDFYQFIYLSLGLSLLLFGLVFLGAPLVLSNIGLEPLVAEVSIHYLWYLAFGIIPLLLFSVVRSLLDALGLTRLSMYLMLLLLPLNASFNYILIYGAFGFPEMGGAGAGLGTSLAYWVLLVLSVVVSKRHPRIKKYQLWKIRPLDKEGLQEGIRLGFPIGGTVFAEVVIFSVVGLLMAKFSSLIIASHQSAISFSNLMYAFPMSISNAMAIIVSYEIGAKRLDYVRKYCVLGRLTALGFAVFTLTFLYLFRYQVASLYGTNKEFIRLTSIFLTYSLFFQLADTFAAPLQGILRGYKDTKVPFYLGLIGYWGMSLPVGLLLDHTTNLGPFAYWIGLISSLVVSGILYQLRLNHIQKRN, translated from the coding sequence ATGTACCAAGCGCGCAATTTAAAAGAGCGAATGACCCTATTTATTTCGATTTTTTTGCCAATTTTGATTTATCAACTGGCCAATTTTTCAGCCTCGTTTGTGGATACAACCATGACAGGGCAATACCATACGTTGCATTTGGCGGGAGTTTCAATGGCGACTAGCTTATGGAGTCCGTTTTTTACTTTTTTGACTGGTATTGTCTCAGCCTTGGTTCCGATTATTGGACATCATCTAGGACAAAAACAGGAAGAAAAAATCGCTTCTGATTTTTATCAGTTTATTTATTTATCTCTCGGCTTGTCTCTTCTCTTGTTTGGGCTCGTTTTTCTAGGTGCACCGCTTGTTTTGTCCAATATTGGATTAGAACCATTAGTAGCAGAAGTCTCTATACACTACCTCTGGTATTTGGCATTTGGTATTATCCCTTTGCTTTTATTTAGTGTTGTACGCTCTTTATTAGACGCATTAGGATTGACAAGATTATCCATGTATCTTATGTTGCTCTTGCTACCGTTGAATGCCAGTTTTAACTACATTTTAATTTATGGAGCATTTGGCTTCCCAGAAATGGGCGGAGCAGGAGCGGGGCTAGGGACTTCGTTGGCTTACTGGGTGCTGTTAGTCCTTTCGGTGGTAGTTTCCAAAAGACATCCTAGAATAAAAAAATATCAATTATGGAAAATTCGACCTTTGGATAAAGAAGGATTGCAGGAAGGGATTCGTCTCGGTTTTCCTATTGGCGGGACTGTCTTTGCAGAAGTTGTGATATTTTCAGTCGTAGGTTTGCTCATGGCTAAGTTTTCTTCGTTAATCATTGCCAGTCACCAATCGGCTATTAGTTTTTCCAATCTTATGTATGCTTTTCCTATGAGCATTTCTAATGCTATGGCGATTATCGTTTCTTACGAAATTGGCGCAAAGCGTCTAGACTATGTCAGAAAATATTGTGTTTTGGGAAGATTGACTGCGCTTGGGTTCGCTGTTTTCACGCTGACATTTTTATATCTTTTCCGTTATCAAGTCGCTTCATTGTATGGAACCAACAAGGAATTTATACGTTTGACGTCCATTTTCTTAACTTACAGTTTATTTTTTCAATTAGCAGATACTTTCGCAGCACCACTTCAAGGGATTTTACGCGGATACAAGGATACAAAAGTTCCATTTTATTTAGGCTTGATTGGCTATTGGGGGATGTCGCTACCAGTTGGATTACTATTGGATCACACGACAAATTTAGGTCCCTTTGCTTATTGGATTGGTTTAATCTCTAGTCTGGTCGTTAGTGGCATTTTATACCAACTTCGTCTTAATCATATTCAAAAAAGAAATTAG
- a CDS encoding 4-oxalocrotonate tautomerase, with protein sequence MKRRYNMPFVRIDLFEGRTLEQKKALAKEVTAAVVKNTGAPQSAVHVIINDMPEGTYFPQGEMRTK encoded by the coding sequence ATAAAAAGGAGATATAACATGCCATTTGTCAGAATTGATTTATTTGAAGGACGCACGTTAGAACAAAAGAAAGCTCTTGCAAAAGAAGTTACTGCCGCTGTCGTGAAAAATACTGGCGCGCCACAATCTGCTGTTCATGTCATCATCAACGACATGCCTGAAGGGACTTATTTCCCACAAGGTGAAATGCGTACAAAATAA
- a CDS encoding thymidine kinase, which produces MAQLYYKYGTMNSGKTIEILKVAHNYEEQGKGVVIMTSALDTRDGFGVVSSRIGMKRKAIAIAEDTDIFHFIQEMPEKPYCVLIDEAQFLSRRHVYDLARVVDELNVPVMAFGLKNDFRNELFEGSKYLLLLADKIDEIKTICQFCSKKATMVLRTTNGKPIYEGEQIQIGGNETYIPVCRKHYFKPEIDEMKS; this is translated from the coding sequence ATGGCTCAGTTGTATTATAAATATGGCACGATGAATTCGGGCAAAACAATCGAAATTTTAAAAGTAGCACACAACTATGAAGAACAAGGCAAAGGTGTTGTCATTATGACGAGCGCACTTGATACACGTGACGGTTTCGGCGTTGTTTCTAGTCGTATCGGAATGAAGCGAAAAGCAATTGCAATAGCAGAAGATACTGATATTTTCCACTTTATTCAGGAAATGCCCGAAAAGCCTTATTGTGTATTGATTGATGAAGCGCAGTTCCTATCTCGCCGTCATGTCTATGACTTAGCGAGAGTAGTTGACGAATTAAATGTACCAGTTATGGCTTTTGGCTTGAAAAATGATTTTCGCAATGAGTTATTTGAAGGCTCGAAATATCTCCTGCTTCTAGCAGATAAAATTGATGAGATTAAAACGATTTGTCAATTTTGCTCCAAAAAAGCAACCATGGTATTAAGAACAACGAATGGTAAGCCGATCTATGAAGGGGAGCAAATTCAAATCGGTGGGAATGAAACATATATTCCTGTCTGTCGGAAGCATTATTTTAAACCAGAAATTGACGAAATGAAGAGTTAA
- the prfA gene encoding peptide chain release factor 1, with translation MNIYEQLQAVEDRYEELGELLSDPDVVSDTKRFMELSKEEASTRDTVATYREYKRVLQNITDAEEMIKDASGDADLEEMAKQELKDAKAEKEEYEEKLKILLLPKDPNDDKNIILEIRGAAGGDEASLFAGDLLTMYQKYAESQGWKFEVMEASMNGVGGFKEVVAMVSGQSVYSKLKYESGAHRVQRVPVTESQGRVHTSTATVLVMPEVEEVEYDIDPKDLRIDIYHASGAGGQNVNKVATAVRIVHLPTNIKVEMQEERTQQKNRDKAMKIIRARVADHFAQIAQDEQDAERKSTIGTGDRSERIRTYNFPQNRVTDHRIGLTLQKLDTILAGKLDEIVDALVLYDQTQKLEELNK, from the coding sequence ATGAATATTTATGAACAACTACAAGCCGTTGAGGATCGTTACGAAGAGCTGGGGGAACTTCTGAGTGACCCAGATGTTGTCAGTGACACCAAGCGTTTTATGGAATTGTCCAAAGAAGAAGCGAGTACACGCGATACGGTAGCAACTTATCGTGAATATAAAAGGGTGCTCCAAAACATCACAGATGCTGAGGAAATGATCAAAGACGCTTCTGGCGATGCTGATTTGGAAGAAATGGCAAAGCAAGAGCTCAAAGACGCAAAAGCTGAAAAAGAAGAATACGAGGAAAAATTGAAAATTCTTCTTTTACCAAAAGATCCAAACGACGATAAAAATATCATCTTAGAAATTCGTGGTGCAGCAGGAGGTGACGAAGCCTCGCTCTTTGCCGGTGATCTTCTGACAATGTATCAAAAATACGCCGAATCGCAAGGCTGGAAATTCGAGGTTATGGAAGCCTCTATGAATGGAGTCGGTGGCTTCAAAGAAGTGGTAGCTATGGTTTCTGGTCAATCCGTTTATTCCAAACTAAAATACGAATCAGGTGCTCATCGTGTACAACGTGTCCCAGTAACAGAAAGTCAAGGACGAGTTCACACTTCGACAGCAACAGTCTTAGTCATGCCTGAAGTTGAAGAAGTAGAATATGATATTGATCCAAAAGATCTTCGGATTGACATTTATCACGCTTCTGGTGCTGGCGGTCAGAATGTCAACAAAGTTGCAACAGCCGTTCGGATCGTTCATTTGCCGACAAATATTAAGGTTGAAATGCAGGAAGAACGAACCCAACAAAAGAATCGCGACAAAGCTATGAAGATCATTCGTGCGCGCGTAGCAGATCATTTTGCGCAAATTGCGCAAGACGAGCAAGATGCCGAGCGGAAATCAACTATTGGTACTGGAGACCGCTCGGAGCGGATTCGTACCTATAATTTTCCACAAAATCGTGTGACAGATCACCGTATCGGTTTAACGCTGCAAAAGCTAGATACGATTTTAGCTGGGAAATTAGATGAAATCGTGGACGCCTTGGTATTGTATGACCAAACACAAAAACTAGAAGAATTGAATAAATAA